TCGTATCAGGTTAAGGTTAGGTAGTCGGGCCAATAAGTCATATCAGGTCAGGTTTTTTGGTTCGTGTCAGCTTTTGACAACTCTAATATTCACCCTTATAGCAAGGCCATGTCAAATATTTCAAAGCCTTAAACGAAAACTAATTTGATGGCCTAATTGATTTGGGATATATACAAAGTCATGTACTTTGTATTTAGgtttttaaatctaaaataaTAGTCCAACATTTCACATTTTCACTCTCTATAATTAGTGTGATTAGTCCATTCCACTATTATCTCATATAAGAAAAGCACTAAAAcaaattacaattacaattattCTATGCTTCGGTCAattctttgcattttcttttgttatctCAATCATTTCATCACATACTCCGTGTTAGTTTATTTCTTAGACTGAGCATATATTCTTTTTTTTCATCTCTTAATTCATTAAAATTGCCTCTTTTTTTAAAATCTGTGAAATACTTTACGCAAATGTAATAATTTCTAAGAATCGAAGACATTACTCATTACATGTTAGTATTGCATATTTTTAGTTTCTTATTGGCTGAGCATATACTCTTATCTTCGTCTTTTGATTTTTATGCTAAAAACAAATTTAAAAGACGTACTAGCTTGGCTAATGTAGACGCAGCGGATCAAAGACAAAAGGCATAAGGCCTAAGAAGAGTGTAAGACTAGATACAAGACCACATAtatataacattttttttttgagggaCTGACCACATATAACATATCAAAGCACATTTTTCATACCACATATATTTGAGTCCACTCAATAGTAATCTCTTTGCACATTAGTTGTCCCACAAGTCTTTATCAAGAGAGGGTAGTTTTGTCAATTTGATACAATACTTTCCGAGAAATAAAACACAAATTTTTCAATATAAGGTACATACTCGTCTTAAATAATAAAACGAGTTAAATTAGTAGATGGGATAAAAAGCAGGATGCATAAGGAATGTCTCATCTATCCTTCCTATATAAGGACGTATTTGATTCGTTTCATACTTAAAAACGGATATAACCATCTTAAAAAAGATATTAAAATAGAAATATATAACAATTAACTGTTACACCCTAAATATAAATAGATAATTACTAACCATAACTGGGGGAAGTACGAAATATTATCTACTCATTCATTTTCGCTATACTATAATGCTTTTGCTGGATATTTCGTGGTTTTTGagattacattttcatataatTTATTTTACATTTATagataatcattttttttttgtataaatgTAAATTTAAAGGAAGACAagatattttataataataataataataataatagatccCCTCTGGTGTCTTGGCACAATGTCTGTTGCAGTAAAAAGGAAGGGGgtctgggtatcaaggaagcagGGGTGTGGAATATTGCAAGTGTTGGGAAACTGGTCAATTGGATTTATACTAAAGCTGATAGACTGTGGGtgctttggattgatcatgtgtatatgaaaggggctaATTGGGATACTTATCAACCTCCTCTGGATtccaattggaattggaggaatatTTGCAAAGTTAGAGATAGGCTTAGTGCTGGTTTTCAGGGTACTCAGTGGGTGGTCTCACCTGGTGGGTATACTGTTGGAGGTGGATATCAGTGGATTCAGGGTTCACACCCCCCTGTCCATTGGTACAAGGATGTTTGGGATAACTGGATAGTTCCAAAACATTCAGTAATTGGTTGGATGATTCAGAAACAGGCACTCAATACCAGATTGAAACTGCATGGTCTTGGCCTGTGTATGACTGATACCTGTGTTCTTTGTGAAGCTCATGCTGAATCTGTGGCACATCTCTTTAATGACTGTGCTTTCAGTACTCAAGTTATTGCAGGAATGGAAAGATGGCTATGTATACAGTTGGATGGTCAGTACTTTGGATTGTCCAAGCTGCAGAGGAAAATTTGTAGAATGGTCAAGTTGGCTTGTTGGTATGCAATTTGGCAGGAGAGAAATGTGTGTCGTCTGGATTGCAGAATCAGTCTCCCTGATAAGGTTGTTGCTGGCAATCTGGCATCATTCAGCAGATGAGAAGTAGAATTGTTCAGAAGATTGGCAGTGATGTTCAGATTCTAGATAGGGATTGGCTACGAATGATCAACATTAGCTCTTAATTTTCTTGTATTCATTCGTTGACTAGCATTGTAAGAGGCAACATTGTAAACTTGTTATCCTTTATTCAATCAAAGCTcacatttaaccaaaaaaaataataataataataataattaaatatattaatATTTTTTGTATCATAATGAAAACgatgaagtaataataataataataataataataataattaaatatattaatATTTTTTGTATCATAATGAAAACGAGGGAGTATTACTTCATGCTTAGATTTTGAGGCCACTCCACTATAAAAACCCGACTATTCCTTCCCAATTCTCACACCTTCAACTCCTTAAAAAATGTCTTCCTTCATCTTCCCAACCTCAATCACACTAGTACTACTCTCAATCATCCTCCCACTCTCTACTCCTTATCTCGTCGATATTGAGGGTGACCCGATACTTAATGGAAGGATATATTACATTATCCCGATAACAACTAAGAGTGGTCTTACCTACACCCCAAAAGACAAGGAATGTCCACTTTACATTACTGTAGCAAAAACTGAAAATTCACCTGGTACCCCTGTTATTTTCTCGAGCCCTATTCAGAGTCGTAACATTAGCCTAGACCAACCCCTTAGTTTAACCTTTAGAGGCCCTCCTCCTTGTGGGTCATCCCTAATATGGAGGGAGAGTCTAGACCCGTTGGCTCGAAAGGTGTACATCACCACCGATGGTGGTGAGATTGGTGCTTTGCCTAATGCTCCTTGATAGATTTTATAAAGGGAGGGTTCATAAAGGTAATTGTATTATTGTATCCATCTCATGAGAATACATGACGATATATATAATAGACGACGATACTCTAAACCCCAGACGGTAGCCGTCGTAACTCATAACCTAACCCTAATGATAGTCggccctaatgggcctaatatcctaataccctcccgcaatcgtaaaggcagtacaTAGTACtaactttacgattggagaatTACAATAAAATCAAGataaaattaaaataagaaaaatcaATCTTCATCGACTTCTTCGTCTTCATTATCCATCTCCGTCTTCGCAAGGTTGGTAAAATAAACGAGTATTAAGACTCGTTAGAAATTTCTTCGAACAAGAACGTAAAGTTTTTCGGACTTGTCGAATATCAAATAATTTGTTAGGAACACTAATCGGACCTAAACAAATTTCAGTAAAACGGAAAATTATCCGTTAATTTCAATATTTGGAGAACGCTAAGTTTTTCGAACGCCAAATAAATTTAAACCACCATCATGGTGATTATaagtgcgtaactcgccagtcaaTTTCATACCACCTTAAACGAATTTGAAGATTTTTAAtcaaaattcaaaagaaattatttttgaaatcgttcgATGCCACGATCAGGGATACTCTAGCCATGATAAACAATTGGCTAAAATCAAGATGAGAAGTAGAAGAAGACACCAAGGTATCGTCAAATTAggggacttttttttttttttttttaaagctaAACGAATTGTTGTCAAATCCTGCCGGTGAGCGCCATAAGTTTTCGCTCACCGGCAAGAATGCGGAAGCGGTTTTCTAGAGTCCTCAAgaaagaggctctgataccatgatagatttTATAAAGGGAGGGTTCATAAAGGTAATTGTATTATTGTATCCATCTCATGAGAATACATGACGATATATATAATAGACGACGATACTCTAAACCCTAGACGGTAGCCGTCGTAACTCATAACCTAACCCTAATGATAGTCggccctaatgggcctaatatcctaatactCCTTTCTCCATCCATAAGACTGATAAGTCTTTGATACCTATGTATGAGTTATTGTCTACGCCTCCAGGCGGGAGAACGAGTTATGTTGGATTATATGAGGATGACGGACTTTTAGGTATTACGGAGAACCCTACTATGGTGTACTTTAAGAAAGCTTTCAATGTTCTTGAGTTACCTACCTCGTAAAATATAAGTTTACAATAATTATTATGTAAGATCGTCTTTATTTAGTAAAAACACTGATTTTATATAGTAATAATCGAGTGTTTAGTCAATAAAAGAATCGTCATGTTGTATCAATAAGTCCAATCTCGAGTTATGAAAGGCGTTGGATTTTGAATCAATTAAGACGAAATAATAAGTAAATTTTTATTGGTTTTAATTCGTTTAGCAAGTTCGCCGATTATGACAATAAAAAAATTAATGTATAGACTGATTTTTAATATATAAGACAAACATTttacatataaaaacattcattTATTGATGATaataaattagtggttaattaatACAGAGTAAATTGTTGTCTCACATTGTCGGACAGTCTTGTTATATAACTGCATCACGGTTAGAGTTAAACAAATACAATTGATTATCTATTTATAGTGCTTGCTAATCATCTAAGGTAGTCCAAGTTAACTCTTTTGAATAGTTGTTAGTTAGGAGATATCTTGGTATAAAGAAACAAGAATAATTATAGGTTTGAAAATATATGGTGGTCCAGTGTATCTTGAGATGGAACTCGGCTTTTAATTATGCACAAattaaattcttattttagatgacaAATTTCGTCTGAAGATTTCAAATAAGCCTTATGTGACCACTTCTATGTCAAATGTGACCACTTTTAATAGAGACTACGTGTGCTTTTATAATCATTGCTCAAGCTTGCCTTGGCATGGGTTTACTCTGGTTCGAGTTTAGTCCAAGTACATATTTATTTTTAAACATGAACAAACTTTAGAGTACATAATTATTGGAGTTAATATTCCAATAATGTATTATGTATAATGAGGGCTAAACTACCAAATTGGTAAAAGAAATAGAGGGTGTTGGATAAATTGGTTAAGAAAAGTAGCATATCGGACAAGTTGGTAAAAAAGGTCGACTAAGTTTATGAGGGGAATTGTTAATTTACAACAATAAACCCATTTGTGTTAGGACATATTGGTTCAGATCTATTCGGGTAACTGGTCAGCGTTAATTTGATTAGATCCTTCGAGTCAGTTCAGTCGGTTCGAGTCAATTTTACCCCATCTAGGTTGAATAAAACCTATTTATTGTTAATGTTGACTGGGCTTTATAATTTTATACGGATCAATTTAGAATATAAAATTTATGATAATAGACCCGAAGATGATCCGACCCGACCTGAATTTTTTCGAGTTTTAGTAAACCTGAAAATGACCCCACCCCAACTCGACCTAATGGACCCAAATCAATCGTAAATGTAATTTCAAGTCACCATAAATTCAAGTCATGAATATATTTAGGGTCAAAAATATTGTCCGCATATATATTTTTACTATTTGTTCATTAATAAACATACTTTTGTAATATTATTTATATACTTTGGCCTAAAtatcacttaattaatcaatttcTACCCAATTGTCACCAattcacacttttttttttactaattcGTCCAATGTActactctcttttttttttttttttttttctgtgtgTGTACCAATTTGTACCTAATATGCttctttttttttccaatttgtcCAAAACCCTCATTTTTTTAATCAATTTGGTAGTTTGACCGTATAATGAGCTATAATATGAACAAACTTTGGCGTATAA
The Silene latifolia isolate original U9 population chromosome 11, ASM4854445v1, whole genome shotgun sequence genome window above contains:
- the LOC141612559 gene encoding chymotrypsin inhibitor 3-like, whose protein sequence is MSSFIFPTSITLVLLSIILPLSTPYLVDIEGDPILNGRIYYIIPITTKSGLTYTPKDKECPLYITVAKTENSPGTPVIFSSPIQSRNISLDQPLSLTFRGPPPCGSSLIWRESLDPLARKVYITTDGGEIGALPNAP